ACCTCAACGGAAGTTTTGAGAAAAGTCTTGTCCAACCGCTGGGTTTCCACTTTGAAGCTCTTTGGATTCAGCCCTTTCAAGGCTTCTCTTAAATAGTTTGGAACTTCTTCATAACTCATCTCTCTCGCCGGTGAAACAGAAACAACTCCAGGAACTTTTGCTATGATTTTTGCAGCCTCATCAGGGGCATCAACTAATATCCTCCCTCGAATTAGCTCTGCTCTTGCTTCAATACCCTTTCTCCTTAATGCAGCTAAGATATTTTCCATCAGCTTCCTTTCAAATTCTCTCCGCCTTCCCCTCTTTACTGCTATTTCTCCGTATCTAACCAGTATCATAATTAACCACCCAAATAGCGTGCGAAGAAGTTTTTGGCTTCCTTTTCGTCCTCTACTCCCCTGACTACCATCCTTCCGCTCTTAAAGATTAGAATTTCAGCATAGTCGTCCTCAAACTGTATGAACTGTGAGGTCTTGAGGTATTCCTTGCCCAGAGCTTCAAGCCTCTTGGCAAGCTCATCAAGGTTCACAGACATTTTTTCAGGTGGTGTTACTTGGATTGAGCCGTCACACATCCTCTCAATTTTCATCTGCTTTTCCAAGAACGTGAAGTTGTGCCTAACGCAGGCTTCACAGTCATCTCTTCTTGGAATCTCTATCTTCTCAAAATCCAAGGTCTTTGTATCAAAGAAAATCATTTCACTTTTCACTTCCTCTCCCAAGAGTATTTTTACCGCAAGTGCAACCGCAAGTGAGGCAGCCAAAGGGGGAACATAGCTCATTATCCCAGCAACGGCGCATGTGGGCATGGGTCTTGAGGGTAGTTTGGGCATCAGACAGCGGAAACAGGCAGTTTTCCCGGGAATTATTGGCATTATGTTGCCATACGTGCTTAAAACTCCAACATAAATCCATGGCTTTCCAGTTTTTACCGCATAGTCGTTTATGACCTGGCGCGTGTAGATGTTGTCTGTTCCATCAATGATCAAGTCAGCCTCATCCAAAAGGTTTACGGTTGACGGATTTAAATCCTCAAAATAACCCTTAACCCCAAATTTTTCCTTTAAAACTTCGACCTTTGGTTTTTCCACATCTTCTTCGTCATATATAGTTCTCGGCAGGTCATTGTAGTCCACAAAATCCCTATCAACAACTATAATCTCACCAACACCAACTTTTTTCAGAAAATAAACCTCCCAGCTCCCAAGTGCTCCAGCTCCCACTACTGCAACCTTAGATTTCATGAGCTTTTTCTGACCCTCTAAACCGATGATTGGAAAGTGTCTTGAAAATATCTCCATTCCTATCACCAAACTTCATTACACTCCCACTATTTATGAAGTTATCCTCAACAAATAAATCTGGGAAAAATAGGGGAGATATAGAAAATTCAGCCTCCGGCCTGGAGGAGAAGTCCCGGAAGCTGGGGCTGTCTCTGGCCGAGCTCCTGATCGAGCATGAATATGACCTGCGGGCTGTCCTTGGCGAACTTGAGCTTGTCCACTATCTTCTTGACGTTTGCCTCCTCCTCGACCTGCTCGTTGATGAACCACTCAAGGAACGCCCTCGTTGAGTAGTCCTTCTCCT
Above is a genomic segment from Thermococcus sp. SY098 containing:
- a CDS encoding ThiF family adenylyltransferase; the encoded protein is MEIFSRHFPIIGLEGQKKLMKSKVAVVGAGALGSWEVYFLKKVGVGEIIVVDRDFVDYNDLPRTIYDEEDVEKPKVEVLKEKFGVKGYFEDLNPSTVNLLDEADLIIDGTDNIYTRQVINDYAVKTGKPWIYVGVLSTYGNIMPIIPGKTACFRCLMPKLPSRPMPTCAVAGIMSYVPPLAASLAVALAVKILLGEEVKSEMIFFDTKTLDFEKIEIPRRDDCEACVRHNFTFLEKQMKIERMCDGSIQVTPPEKMSVNLDELAKRLEALGKEYLKTSQFIQFEDDYAEILIFKSGRMVVRGVEDEKEAKNFFARYLGG